The following coding sequences are from one Kogia breviceps isolate mKogBre1 chromosome X, mKogBre1 haplotype 1, whole genome shotgun sequence window:
- the LOC131748183 gene encoding melanoma-associated antigen B16-like, translated as MSQGRKIPHCMQKKHHALSEPQGLEAAQVSKALEATSSCSSHPLMPGNLKEALAAGAPSTTHSPQSASSSYTVTTISSRKSDKCFSSQEKETGSASSKSLSETEGLPTDPLDEKVTLLVQFLLQKYQMKGLITKADMISDVIKEYKDDFLEILRRASECLGLVFGIDVKEVDPTSHSYALVNKLGLTCDVGLSSGEGMPKTGLLITILGVIFMKGNRATEEEIWKVLNMMDLYSGREHFIFGEPRKLITKDLVGEKYLEYRPVPNSNPPRYEFLWGPRAHAEASKMKLLEFLTKIHESEPTCFPSQYEEALRDEAERARARVATRAGNAAMARARSSAISSSSSHP; from the coding sequence ATGTCCCAGGGTCGAAAGATTCCACATTGCATGCAAAAAAAACACCATGCCCTCAGTGAACCCCAGGGCCTGGAGGCTGCACAGGTCTCCAAAGCTCTGGAGGCGACCTCTTCCTGCTCCTCCCATCCTCTAATGCCTGGCAATTTGAAGGAGGCTCTGGCTGCTGGGGCACCCAGTACAACCCACAGTCCTCAGAGTGCCTCCTCATCTTACACTGTCACAACCATCTCATCACGCAAATCAGATAAGTGCTTCAGCAGCCAGGAAAAGGAGACTGGGTCAGCTTCTTCAAAGTCCCTGTCAGAAACTGAGGGCTTGCCCACAGACCCTCTAGATGAGAAGGTGACTTTGTTGGTGCAGTTCCTGCTGCAAAAGTATCAAATGAAAGGTCTGATCACAAAGGCAgacatgattagtgatgttattAAAGAGTACAAGGATGACTTCCTTGAGATCCTCAGGAGAGCCTCTGAGTGCTTAGGGCTGGTCTTTGGTATTGATGTGAAGGAAGTGGATCCCACCAGCCACAGCTATGCCCTCGTCAACAAACTAGGCCTCACCTGTGATGTGGGGCTCAGTAGTGGTGAGGGTATGCCCAAGACAGGCCTCCTAATAACTATCCTGGGTGTGATTTTCATGAAGGGCAATCGTGCCACTGAGGAGGAGATCTGGAAAGTGTTGAATATGATGGATTTATATTCTGGGAGGGAGCATTTTATCTTTGGGGAGCCCAGGAAGCTTATCACCAAAGATTTAGTGGGAGAAAAGTACCTGGAGTACCGCCCGGTACCCAATAGCAATCCTCCACGCTATGAATTCCTGTGGGGTCCAAGAGCCCATGCTGAAGCCAGCAAAATGAAATTGCTAGAGTTTTTGACCAAGATCCATGAATCTGAGCCTACTTGCTTCCCATCCCAGTATGAGGAGGCTTTGAGAGATGAAGCAGAGAGAGCCCGAGCTAGAGTTGCAACCAGGGCTGGCAATGCTGCCATGGCCAGGGCACGTTCCAGTGCCATATCCAGTAGCTCCTCGCACCCCTAG